Within Nocardioides rotundus, the genomic segment TTGATCTGTCTCTCCGCCTCTGACCGCTGCTCGGCGGTGAGGCTCGGACTCAGCTCGGTCACCCGAGCGGCGATCCGCGCTCCCACTGGCGGGAAGACCGGGAAGGCACGACCGAGTTTCTCGCCAGTGACCGGGTCCAATCCAGTGCCGATCAGGAGCTGGAGTTGCTGCGGCGTCACCTGATCACCGCGCTTGATCTCGCCGTCGCCGAAGGCGTGGAGCGCCGAGCCCATCCAGCGGCCCGGCGGAGTGCCTTCCTCGGTGTAGTACCGCGTGACCGGGTTGGCGTCTGCCATGTTGGCGTCGCCCCGGACCACACTCTTGAGCAGGTAGTCGTAGCCCCGGCCGGCCCGGATCTTCCTCATCGAGACGGTCATGGCCGCACACCTCCTTGGTGTGAAGGTGTCCGCGCAGGTCCACAGCCCCGGTTCAGGCTGAGTTGTCCACAGAGCCCCGGCCACATAGCCCACCTCGTTCTGCATGACGTGTATGCCGAGAAGGAGGGTGCGGCCCATCAGGGCGGGGCGCAGGCGCGGTGCGGTCGGTGCGGCACACCTGGGTGAGAAGAGGCGGCACTCGGTCTCACGGAGCGAGGAGGCAACGTGAAAAGCGAACCGGTTCAAGGTCCCGGATGTGACGTACGATACGAATGCGACGACCCAGTCGGCCCGCCGTCAGGGCGTCGTATGCGACCTTCTCGGGATGGTCTCGCGAAGGCGTCCAGGACTCGGCCATGACGAACGCCCGACACTCTGCGCTCCTGGCGACCGTTACCGCGGTGGCGATCGCAACGGGAGGTTGTGCCTCCGACGGCAATGACCCGGCGGCGACCCCGACCCCCACTTCGAGTTCGAGCTCGCCGGCCACCACCACGACTTCCCCAACGCCGCAATCTGACAGCGAGATCGCATCAGAGGCGGCGTCTGCCATTCTCCGGAAGTACTACGAGGTGCGAAACGACCTTCGCCGAAACCCAAGCAAGCCGTTGAGGTTGCTCGACGAGGTCGCGATCAGCACCGAACTCGCGGCACAGAAGAACCTGTTCACGAAGGAGCGCAAGCAAGGCCTCCACCAGACCGGTGCGACGAAGATCGTCGAGCTGGAAGTGCAGTCGGTCAACCTCGACAACTCGGACCCGAAGGCCGGCAAGGTGCCGACGGTCCAGATCGACCTCTGCTTCGACGTGAGCGACGTCGACGTCGTCGACAAGAACGGCGATTCGGTCATCAGCCCAGACCGACCGGACACCGGCTGGATTCAGTTCCTGGTGTCGAACTACCGGTGGGACACCGATCCCGATGGCTCGTGGCGTGTTGCCTCAAGCCAGGACATCGAGCGCGCGCCATGCGAAGCCTCGTAGTCCGTGCCGTCGTCACCTCACTCGCCGTCGCGGGGCTACTCATCCATGCCCGTCGCGGGGCTACTCATCCATGCCCAGGCGCCGTCGTACGCCGACACCGTCTGTCAGGTCACGGACCCTGAAACCGGCGTCTGCCTGATCTACGTCGAGGTCCCCGGAGAACCCAGCGACCCCGGAGACGGTGGCGACGACGGACCCAAGGACACCGGGGGCGATGCCGCTTGCTTCTGGGACGGGAGCGATCAGGGGATCACGAAGCCTCCGCCCGGGCCTGTCCCCTGTTCCACCGAGTACGGGTACTGGTCGAACGGCTACCGGTGCTACATCTCGCTGCTCGACCCGCAACCGCCAGCCGGCGATCCGAACTGGCAAGGCCACGAGCCAGGCGACGGTGCCGTCTACACCTGTTACCAGCCACAGACCGACCTGCTCATCTGGATCTGGTCGAAGGACCCGCCGCCGAACTCCGGCGCAGGGCCGACGCCCGGCGAGGTCGCGCAGGTCGCGATTCAGGAGATGAACCTGCGGGCCATCGACATCGGCATCACACCTGAGCCAGGTGAGGACAGCATCGGAATCGTCGGTATGCCCGTGTGGATGTGGGCTGCCAACCCTGACGAGCACACCGTCGGTCCGATCACGGAGTCGGCCTCCGCGGGTGGGATCACGGTCACTGCCACGGCGAAGCTCCACAAGATCACCTGGGACATGGGCGACGGCGCCACGGTCAAGTGCATAACCGCCGGGACGCCGTACGAGGCGGCGTACGGCAACTCGAAGTCGCCCGACTGCGGGCACGTCTATGAGAAGTCGAGCTCGAAGCAGGCGGGCGGGACGTACACGGTGACCGCCACCTCGGACTGGGTCATCACATGGGAAGGGGCAGGCCAAACCGGGACCATCCGGCTGAACGGCCTGACACGGACGGTCGCGATTGCGGTCGGGGAAGCGCAGGTGCTCGTGCAGTAGCGGGCAGCGGAGAGGCGATTGAGTATGAGTAGTGCAGCCACCCGAGTCGACGGGGCTCTCAATCAGGAGGGTCCGGCCACGACGGCGCTCGTGCCTCCGCCGAAGCTGCGTCGACGACCAGCGCTCGTAGCCGCCGCGATCGGTGCCATCTGCATCGGAGCGCTGCTCGCCGGCTGGGCCTGGACCGCGACGACCAACACCCAAGAAGTGCTCGTCGCGCGTCACTCCATCGAGCGTGGCTCCGTCATCGAGGCAGATGACCTTGCCCGGGTTCAGCTCAGCGCTGACCCGGCCTTCAAGCCCGTGTCGGCCGCGGAGCTCGATCGGGTGGTCGGGCAGCGCGCGGCGATGGACATCTCTTCTGGCGGGATGCTGACACCGGGTGCGTTCACCGCTGAGGTCGTTCCCGGCGCAGGCGACTCAGTCGTCGGCGTCGCGCTCACCCCCGCTCAAGCCCCTGGTCTTGCACTTCGGTACGGAGACAAGGTCCGCGTCGTCGTCACTCCAGCCCAAGGCGACGACCTCCCGGCAGGCACGCCGTTGAGCAACGACGCCACCATCGTCGGCGTCCACACCTCCGACGAGACCGGACAGACCGTCGTCGACCTGCTCGTTCCCAAGGCTGATGCCGCGGTGCTCGCCACCAGGATCGCGACCGGCAACATCGCCCTTGTCCTGGATTCCCGGGAGCGCTGATGGCTGTCCTCGCGCTCGCTTCCGCTTCCGGCTCCCCTGGCGTCACCACGACAGCGCTCGGGTTGGCGCTGCTGTGGCCGCGCCCGGTCCTGCTCGTCGAAGCCGACCCGACCGGTGGCTCCGGCTTGCTGGCCGGCTACTTTCGTGGCACCCGTGAGTACGACGGCGGGCTCATCGAGCTCGCGCTGACCGCGAGCAACCTGAGTGATGCTCTTGCCGACGTCGCACGTCCCATCGAGGAAACCACGGTGTCGTTCGTCGCGGGCACCCGCTCGCACACCCAGGCCAGTGCTCTTCGGGATCTCTGGGCACCGCTGGCGGAGACACTCGGCGAACTGGAGACCGCCGGTCAGGACGTCATCGTCGATGCCGGCCGACTCGGTCTCCACGGGTCACCCCAACCGCTGCTCGATGCCGCCGACTTGTCCCTGCTCGTCAGCAGGACGACGCTCCCCCACCTCTCGGCCCTGCGCTCGTGGGCAGAGGCGTTCCAGCGCCCTGCCCTGGACTGGCACCAGTCGGGCGTCCTGCTCATCGGCGAGGACCAGCCCTACAACGCCCGCGATGTCACTGCAGCGGTGAACCTGCCCGTCCTGGCGTCGCTGGCCGACGATCCGGGGTCGGCTGCGGTCTTCTCGCGTGGAGCCCAGCCGCCGAAACGGTTCGAGACCGGGCCGCTGGCAAGGGCGCTCACTGCGGCCATCGCTTCGATCCACTCGACGATCACCCGCCGGCGCAACGAGCTGCTCGAAGGAGCCCGGTCATGACGACAGATCGATCCGAGGACTACGACACCACCCCGCTGACGGGGTTGCCTCTGTTCACGCAGCCAGTTCCGCCGGTGGCTGAGAGGTTCGACCGTGGCTACCCAATGGCTCCGGTGGCACACCTGTCGACCATGAGCACCCATCCCATCGGCAGCAGCCTCGACTGGTCGCTCGTCTCTGCGCTGCGCGCGCAAGCCTCCGAGCAGCTCAGTCAGGCGGTTGCGGCCGACAAGGGACGGCTCAACAAGGTCGCGCAGGAGGAGCTGGGCCGGACCATTGTGCTCGACCTCATCGAGACGACCGTGGCTGACCGGGTGAACGCCGGGATGACCACACTCCCCGGCGCCGAGCAGGACGCGCTGGCCCGTGCGGTGTTCGACTCGCTGTTCCGGCTCGGCCGCCTCCAGCCCCTCGTCGACGACGACCGGATCGAGAACATCATCATCACCGGCCACGACAACGTCGTGCTCGAACTCATTGACGGCTCACAGATCGACGGGCCACCCGTGGCCGACTCCGACGAGGAGCTCGTCGACTTCCTGGTCTTCCTCGCCTCCCGATCCGAGGTCAACGCTCGCGGTTTCTCCGAAGCCCAACCGCGCCTGCATCTGCGCCTCGATGGCGGCTCGCGGCTCGCCGCTGCTGCGTGGGTGACGCCCCGCCCCTCCGTCGTGATCCGTCGCCACCGGCTGATGGAAGTCACGCTCGACGACCTCGTCACTCGACAGATGCTGACTCCTGTCGCAGCGTCATTCCTGCGGGCGGCGGTGCGGTCCCGCAAGTCCATCGTGGTGTCCGGATCGCAGGGCGCGGGCAAGACGACCCTGGTTCGAGCTTTGTGCGCCGAGATCGACCCGCTGGAGGCGATCGGCACCTTCGAGACTGAGTACGAGCTGCACCTGCACGAGCTGCGCGACCGGCACCGCATCGTCCACCCGTGGGAGGCCCGTCCTGGGTCAGGTGAACGAGGTCCGGACGGGCGAGCGGCCGGTGAGTTCACCCTCGACGAGGCCCTCGTCGACTCGTTCCGCTTCAACCTCTCCCGCCAGATCGTCGGCGAGGTCCGAGGCAAGGAGATCTGGGCGATGATCAAGGCGATGGAGTCCGGCACCGGGTCCATCTCCACGACTCACGCTTCCGACGCGGTCGCGGCGATCCGCAAGCTGGTGACTTGCGCGATGGAGGCCGGCCCGCACGTCACCCACGACCTCGCGACCTCGAAGCTCGCGGCAACCGTCGACCTCATCATCCACCTCGACCTGCGGACCTACCAGCAGGAGGGGCGCAGCATCCGGCAGCGCCGGGTCGCCGAAGTCATCGCCCTCGACCCCGGCGAGCGCGAGACCGGCTATGCCGCCACTCACGTCTTCGCCCCAGCCGCCGACGGGACGGCCGTTCCAGCGGTCCTGCCCGACTCCTACCGAAGCCTCGCGACGTACGGCTTCGACCTCGGCACCTACCTCGCCCAGCAGGAGGTGCGGTCGTGATCGTCCTCATTCCGGCCTTGGCCGGCGCGCTGGTGGTCGGCGGCCTGATCGCCCTCGTCCTCGGGCTGCGCCCCTCCCCCATCATCGAGCGCCCCTCCCGCCCCCGCAAGGTCCGCACGGTCACCCGGCAGACCCGGATGCTTCTGCTCGGCGGCTTGGCCGCGGGCATCGTCGCCTTCTTGGTCACCGGCTGGGTGCTCGCGCTGGTCATCGTCCCGGTGGCTTTCGTCGGTCTGCCCATCTTGCTCTCGTCGTCCTCGGCAGCGCAGCGGATCGAGCGCCTCGAAGCGATGGAGGAATGGACCCGGTCCCTTTCAGGCGTGCTGACCGTGGGGGTTGGACTGGAGCAGGCGCTCGTTGCCACACTCCGCTCCACACCGGCCGTGATCGCTCCCGAGGTCACCCGGCTGGTCGCCCGGCTCCGCGCACGCTGGGTGACCGAAGATGCGTTGCGGGCGTTCGCCGACGAGCTCGATGACGCCACGGGTGACCTCGTGGCTGCGAACCTGATCCTCGGCTCCCGAAGGAGGGGCGCAGGGCTGGCGAGCGTGCTCGAAGGTCTGGCCGAGTCGGTGGCGGCCGACGTACGCGCCCGGCGTCAGGTCGAGGCCGACCGCGCCAAGCCCCGAGCCACCGCACGCTGGGTGACGGTCATCAGCGTTGGGGTGCTGGTGATCCTGGCGGTGTCGGGCACCTACGTCGAGCCCTACCAGAGTGCGCTCGGGCAGGTCATCCTCGTGGCGCTGCTGGCGATGTACGTCGCGACGCTGGTCTGGATGAAGCGCATGGCGATAGGACGCGCGATGCCCAGGTTCCTGGCCCCCGTCCCCGTCACGAGGAAAGGCGCAGCATGACCACCGGACTTCAGATCGCGCTGCTGGGAGGGGCGTTCCTCGGGCTCGGCGTGGTCTTGCTCGTTGCCCGCCTGATGCCCGCCGAGCCGGACCTCACCGAGGCGCTGAGCCGACTGACTCCTGCCCGTGGGCGAACGAACGCCGTTGGTCCGGTCACCACTGCGAAGGGCAAGGAGCGGATCGGCGTCTGGGCGATCAAGGCGTTGCCGCCGGCCGTCTGGATCAGGACTCCGACGCGAGAGCTCGCACTCCTACGTATCCCGCTCGCGAGGTTCTACGGCGACAAGATCGTCATGACACTCATGGGTCTCATGATCTCGCCCCTCCTGGCGTTCTTCTTCGAGCAGCTCGGACTGGGCTTCCCCATCGCGGTCCCGGCCATCGCGTCAGTCGGGCTGGCGGTCGTGATGTTCTTCCTGCCCAACTACAACGCGGTCGACGACGCCCGTAAGGCTCGCCTGGAGTTCACCCGAGCGCTCGGGGCGTACATCGACCTCGTCGCCTTGGAGCGGAACAACGGCTCCGGCGTACGACAGGCAATGGAGTCGGCGGCCGAGGTCGGCAACTCGTGGGTCTTCACGCGCCTCTCGGAGGAGCTGACTCGCTCCCGCTGGTCCGGCCAACCGCCCTGGGATGCCCTGCACGCCCTGTCCGACGAACTGGGCCTGCCCGAGCTCGACGACTTCGCCGACATCATGCGGCTCTCCGGCGAGGAGGGCGCGTCGGTCTACACCAACCTGCGCGCCCGTTCGGCCGCCATGCGCACGGCGATGCTCAACGACGAGATCTCCGAGGCCAACGCTGTCGGCGAGCGCATGACCATTCCCGGCTCCCTGCTCGGCGTCATCTTCATGGCGCTGCTCGTCGCCCCATCCCTGCTGCGGATGTTCAGCAACACCTGACAACCCCAACCCCACGAAAGGGCACCCATCCAGGAAAGGAAACGCCACTATGAACCGATTGCTCGCACTCCTACTCATGCTCCATCTGGGCGTCGATGCGCGCCTGCGGGTCCGCAACGAGCGAGGCTCTGTCACGACCGAGCATGTGCTCTGGGCCGTGGCCGTCATCGCCATCGTCGGGATCGTCGTCGCAGCC encodes:
- a CDS encoding P-loop NTPase family protein; this translates as MAVLALASASGSPGVTTTALGLALLWPRPVLLVEADPTGGSGLLAGYFRGTREYDGGLIELALTASNLSDALADVARPIEETTVSFVAGTRSHTQASALRDLWAPLAETLGELETAGQDVIVDAGRLGLHGSPQPLLDAADLSLLVSRTTLPHLSALRSWAEAFQRPALDWHQSGVLLIGEDQPYNARDVTAAVNLPVLASLADDPGSAAVFSRGAQPPKRFETGPLARALTAAIASIHSTITRRRNELLEGARS
- a CDS encoding type II secretion system F family protein, which gives rise to MTTGLQIALLGGAFLGLGVVLLVARLMPAEPDLTEALSRLTPARGRTNAVGPVTTAKGKERIGVWAIKALPPAVWIRTPTRELALLRIPLARFYGDKIVMTLMGLMISPLLAFFFEQLGLGFPIAVPAIASVGLAVVMFFLPNYNAVDDARKARLEFTRALGAYIDLVALERNNGSGVRQAMESAAEVGNSWVFTRLSEELTRSRWSGQPPWDALHALSDELGLPELDDFADIMRLSGEEGASVYTNLRARSAAMRTAMLNDEISEANAVGERMTIPGSLLGVIFMALLVAPSLLRMFSNT
- a CDS encoding type II secretion system F family protein, encoding MIVLIPALAGALVVGGLIALVLGLRPSPIIERPSRPRKVRTVTRQTRMLLLGGLAAGIVAFLVTGWVLALVIVPVAFVGLPILLSSSSAAQRIERLEAMEEWTRSLSGVLTVGVGLEQALVATLRSTPAVIAPEVTRLVARLRARWVTEDALRAFADELDDATGDLVAANLILGSRRRGAGLASVLEGLAESVAADVRARRQVEADRAKPRATARWVTVISVGVLVILAVSGTYVEPYQSALGQVILVALLAMYVATLVWMKRMAIGRAMPRFLAPVPVTRKGAA
- a CDS encoding SAF domain-containing protein — translated: MSSAATRVDGALNQEGPATTALVPPPKLRRRPALVAAAIGAICIGALLAGWAWTATTNTQEVLVARHSIERGSVIEADDLARVQLSADPAFKPVSAAELDRVVGQRAAMDISSGGMLTPGAFTAEVVPGAGDSVVGVALTPAQAPGLALRYGDKVRVVVTPAQGDDLPAGTPLSNDATIVGVHTSDETGQTVVDLLVPKADAAVLATRIATGNIALVLDSRER
- a CDS encoding CpaF family protein; this translates as MSTHPIGSSLDWSLVSALRAQASEQLSQAVAADKGRLNKVAQEELGRTIVLDLIETTVADRVNAGMTTLPGAEQDALARAVFDSLFRLGRLQPLVDDDRIENIIITGHDNVVLELIDGSQIDGPPVADSDEELVDFLVFLASRSEVNARGFSEAQPRLHLRLDGGSRLAAAAWVTPRPSVVIRRHRLMEVTLDDLVTRQMLTPVAASFLRAAVRSRKSIVVSGSQGAGKTTLVRALCAEIDPLEAIGTFETEYELHLHELRDRHRIVHPWEARPGSGERGPDGRAAGEFTLDEALVDSFRFNLSRQIVGEVRGKEIWAMIKAMESGTGSISTTHASDAVAAIRKLVTCAMEAGPHVTHDLATSKLAATVDLIIHLDLRTYQQEGRSIRQRRVAEVIALDPGERETGYAATHVFAPAADGTAVPAVLPDSYRSLATYGFDLGTYLAQQEVRS